CCTCGACGATGCGGGCGGCGCGCTGCGCCTGGCGGTGAATCGCGGCGATGTCTTCCTTGATCTCGTCCGGGGAGGCCGTGTCCGACTCGAGCAGCAGCTCGGCGCGCGAGCGAATGACTTGCAGTGGATTGTTTAGATCGTGCGCGATACCAGCCGCGATCGCGCCCAGCGAAGTGATCGTCTCCGCGCGTCGCGCTTCATTCTCCAGCGCAAGGCGCTGCGTGATGTCAGTCACGGAGGCCACCACAAGATCGCCGCGTGCGGTGTTGCGCGCAAAGGCGAGGCTGACTTCCACCGGAAACTCGGAGCCGTCCCTGCGCCGCCCGACGAGGCTCAGCCCAAGTCCCATCGCGCGCGTGCGCGGCGCGGCAAAAAAGCCCTCGACGTGCTTACGATGGGCAGTGTGCAGCTTGTCGGGAAGCAGGATCTCAACCGGCCGGCCGACTAGTTCTTTGCTCGAATAACCGAAGAGTTCTTCGGTCTTGCGATTGGCTTCAACGATCTGACCGCTCCGATCGACGATGATCAGGCTCTCGGTAGCGACCCTGAAATATTCCTCATACGGCATTGTGCGCGCACTTCACTAACTCGGTTCGCCCTGTTGCGATTAGCCCGAAGTTTACCGCGAGAGATCGTAGCTCGCGGTTGCACGAATTGGAATTCTTTAGAAAGGGCTGGCCGACCGGCGGGTTATCGAATCCAACCGAGCAGGATGGCGCCAAGGGTGGCACTTCCCATGATCACCCAGAGGAAAAAGCCCTGCATCAGCGGCCGCCGTCCCACGACCTGCAGCGCGCTCCGGCTCAATCCCGAGCCGATGAGAAACAAGGTGATCACCAATGAGCGCTGCGCGCCCAGGAAGATCACGTGGCCCGCCGGTTTGAGCGAGGGTAGCCAGGTGACCAGCGCGGCAGCCGCAAGAAATCCCAGGATGAACCACGGACGCTTAGCCTTTCCTCCACTGGCTTCCTCGCTACCACGATTCCAGATCACGCCGATGACCAGAGTGACCGGGACGATCCAAAGCGCGCGGGTCAGCTTGATCGTCGTCGCAATTTCGAGCGCGCGCGCACCATACTGCATCGCAGCGCCTACCACCGAGCTGGTGTCATGAATCGCGAGCGCGCTCCATACGCCAAATTGCTCCTGGCTCATGGCGAAGTGATGGCCGATCGCGGGGAAGATCAGCAGCGCGACAGCGTTGAGGAAAAACACCGTCGCCAATGCCACTGAAACCTCGTGACTCTTCGCGCGGATCGCGGGCGCGACCGCTGCGATCGCGCTGCCGCCACAAATCGCGGTGCCCACCGTCACCAGCAGCGATGTATCGCGTCCGGTGCGGAGCAGTCGGCCCATCAAAAGACCGATTGTGATCGTAAGCGAGATTCCGATCACCGTGTAGAAGAATCCGTGCACTCCTGCCCGCCCGACCTCAACCAAGTTCATTCCCGTGCCGAGCCCGATCACCGAGATCTGCAGCAGCGGCGTAATCGTTCGCGCCGCGGTCAGCGGATAGGGATTGCCCAAAGTAAGCGCGAATGCGATCCCGACCATCAGCGCAATGCCTGGCGAAACGAAGGGCAGAAGCGTCGCCACCGCGAGCAGCGGAAATAAAATGCGCGCTGCGAGGTTCGCGGAATTTGCAGCGCTCAGCTCCACTCGGAGAGGAGAGATCGTTGCTCCCCCGGGCAGCGCCGAGGCGCTGTTTTCGACCGTCGGCACAGCCGTGCTCATACCCGCAACCTCCCCGCGAGGGCGCCGACCTGCGCTTCGAGCCGCTCGCGTAAGCGCGAGCAGATCATCTCGCACAGTTCGAACACCATCGGATCGGCAATCGAGAAGTAGGCGCTGTTACCCTGCGCCCGGCGGCGGAGCAGGCCCGCATCCTGCAACACCTTGAGATGCTTGCT
This sequence is a window from Candidatus Binataceae bacterium. Protein-coding genes within it:
- a CDS encoding ATP-binding protein; the encoded protein is MPYEEYFRVATESLIIVDRSGQIVEANRKTEELFGYSSKELVGRPVEILLPDKLHTAHRKHVEGFFAAPRTRAMGLGLSLVGRRRDGSEFPVEVSLAFARNTARGDLVVASVTDITQRLALENEARRAETITSLGAIAAGIAHDLNNPLQVIRSRAELLLESDTASPDEIKEDIAAIHRQAQRAARIVEEFLELSRQRVKAIGPVDLNRLVDRALILIGDQMRKVGIQIETELDEELPATVGDATALERVLINLLTNARDAMPQGGSVTISSGQLSDREGWLHLSVADTGPGIEAEKLLKIFDLLYTTKTGGTGLGLWLSRRIVQEHNGRLEVVSEVGTGSTFTMRLPAAAS
- a CDS encoding putative sulfate exporter family transporter; protein product: MSTAVPTVENSASALPGGATISPLRVELSAANSANLAARILFPLLAVATLLPFVSPGIALMVGIAFALTLGNPYPLTAARTITPLLQISVIGLGTGMNLVEVGRAGVHGFFYTVIGISLTITIGLLMGRLLRTGRDTSLLVTVGTAICGGSAIAAVAPAIRAKSHEVSVALATVFFLNAVALLIFPAIGHHFAMSQEQFGVWSALAIHDTSSVVGAAMQYGARALEIATTIKLTRALWIVPVTLVIGVIWNRGSEEASGGKAKRPWFILGFLAAAALVTWLPSLKPAGHVIFLGAQRSLVITLFLIGSGLSRSALQVVGRRPLMQGFFLWVIMGSATLGAILLGWIR